The following are from one region of the Etheostoma spectabile isolate EspeVRDwgs_2016 chromosome 2, UIUC_Espe_1.0, whole genome shotgun sequence genome:
- the c2h17orf67 gene encoding uncharacterized protein C17orf67 homolog: MKKLLVFLLCGVLLTISTEANPIIKESFAKQLLRSKRQERPRKAGHPDEPMREHLLHMQVLDQRAQEVNLEHWLNPHCYPRCDRNYGYPV, encoded by the exons atgaagaagctgCTGGTGTTTTTGCTGTGCGGGGTCCTGCTGACCATCTCCACAG AGGCCAACCCCATCATCAAGGAGAGCTTCGCCAAGCAGCTGCTCCGCAGCAAGAGGCAGGAACGGCCAAGGAAGGCTGGCCACCCCGATGAGCCAATGAGG GAGCATCTGCTCCACATGCAGGTTCTGGATCAGAGGGCCCAGGAGGTCAACCTGGAGCACTGGCTGAACCCCCATTGCTACCCTCGATGTGACAGGAACTACGGATACCCCGTCTGA